A genomic segment from Aegilops tauschii subsp. strangulata cultivar AL8/78 chromosome 1, Aet v6.0, whole genome shotgun sequence encodes:
- the LOC109781026 gene encoding uncharacterized protein — translation MDRSRSEFQQTAGSKLKRERGKCRKRQPARGARWNQSTAVLAWTQLPTHLPRTASPQRTRRLRLRGLPLQKPSSTPVSRPYRHHRTGSKSPHPQQNAPPHTGRLHRGRGLPPLPLHGALPPWALIQRASVDESGAPASPRPSPALPSPPTSSTRAAPEPATASSSCASATPASTRTPSATSTPSQLRSLSWAGTDVDPEVVRFVCNPLTGELYRLPDLDGTKRTSACRHLGLLTQSRAGDGPPDRYAVAEMFTAGGPEEEGDGGFVMRRFLSETGKWDKVTGLPSPLPAGRKMDIGNAVVAFGDRLWWIDDSWGAISVDPLSDRPELRFVELPRGSVLPDLDGMASTRILGSHRRIGVSEGKMQYVEVSKEKPYVISLFSLDDEGSSWTLDHETAFAPIWDDALLCSAPLEQMLAIGAINPLKANIVYLACGDKILGVDVVTKKITRISGLAIAVPDLPLLPCVLPTWLESSQIPSAGWSKKNTLKSEVSPNTVKRENLHVEIDLLK, via the exons ATGGATCGGTCACGGAGCGAATTCCAACAGACAGCTGGGTCAAAACTCAAAAGGGAGAGAGGGAAATGCCGAAAACGTCAGCCAGCACGGGGCGCTCGCTGGAACCAGTCCACAGCAGTCCTCGCGTGGACCCAACTCCCAACCCACCTCCCCCGTACCGCAAGTCCGCAACGCACTCGGCGGCTGAGGCTCCGCGGGCTCCCACTCCAAAAACCCTCCTCCACTCCAGTCTCTAGGCCGTACCGCCACCACCGCACCGGCTCCAAATCGCCCCACCCGCAGCAGAATGCTCCGCCGCATACCGGGCGCCTTCACCGTGGCCGCGGGCTTCCGCCGCTCCCTCTGCACGGCGCGCTCCCGCCGTGGGCCCTGATCCAGCGCGCGTCGGTGGACGAGTCCGGGGcgccggcgagcccccgtccgtCGCCGGCCTTACCTTCCCCGCCCACCTCGTCCACCCGCGCCGCCCCGGAGCCGGCGACGGCCTCCTCCTCGTGCGCTTCTGCCACGCCCGCCTCGACGCGCACGCCCTCGGCGACCTCGACGCCCTCCCAGCTGCGCAGCCTCTCCTGGGCCGGCACGGACGTGGACCCGGAGGTGGTCCGCTTCGTCTGCAACCCGCTCACCGGCGAGCTCTACCGCCTCCCGGACCTCGACGGCACCAAGAGGACCTCCGCCTGCCGCCACCTCGGCCTCCTCACCCAGTCCCGAGCCGGTGACGGGCCGCCTGACAGGTACGCGGTGGCCGAGATGTTTACTGCCGGAGgcccggaggaggagggggacgGGGGCTTCGTCATGCGCCGGTTTCTCTCGGAGACGGGGAAGTGGGACAAAGTGACGGGCTTGCCGTCCCCGCTGCCCGCTGGGCGGAAGATGGACATCGGCAACGCCGTGGTGGCCTTCGGCGACCGCCTGTGGTGGATCGACGACAGCTGGGGTGCCATCTCGGTGGACCCCCTCAGCGACCGTCCGGAGCTCCGGTTCGTCGAGCTGCCCAGAGGCAGCGTGCTCCCTGACCTGGACGGCATGGCGTCGACGAGGATATTGGGCAGCCACCGGCGCATAGGGGTCAGCGAGGGGAAGATGCAGTACGTCGAGGTGTCCAAGGAGAAGCCGTATGTGATCAGCTTgttctcgctcgacgacgagGGCAGCTCCTGGACGCTGGACCATGAGACGGCGTTTGCTCCAATTTGGGATGATGCACTCCTCTGTTCGGCACCCTTGGAGCAAATGCTGGCAATTGGCGCCATCAACCCACTCAAAGCCAACATCGTGTACCTTGCCTGCGGCGACAAAATTCTTGGCGTCGATGTGGTTACTAAGAAGATAACTAGGATTTCTGGTCTAGCTATAGCTGTGCCAGATCTCCCCCTACTACCATGTGTGCTTCCAACCTGGCTGGAATCAAGCCAAATTCCATCTGCAG GTTGGAGCAAGAAAAACACCCTTAAAAGTGAGGTATCGCCAAACACTGTCAAAAGGGAGAATTTGCATGTCGAAATAGATTTGTTGAAATGA